The following are encoded in a window of bacterium SCSIO 12643 genomic DNA:
- a CDS encoding bifunctional nuclease family protein, protein MAIKIEIILQGLEYGKTSAGAYLLLLKEKEGRRRMPIVIGGPEAQAIAVVLENMKPQRPFTHDTFKNVMDNFHLRLKEVLVYNLVDGIFYAKLIITDGITEHEIDSRSSDAIAMAVRYNAPIFVYNFILDKASMPIEPVDDDLVENEINEMTSSDDLSSMSLKELNDKLNESLETEDYESASRYRDEINRRG, encoded by the coding sequence GTGGCTATAAAAATTGAAATCATTCTTCAGGGATTGGAGTACGGAAAGACTTCAGCTGGTGCTTACCTTTTATTATTAAAAGAAAAGGAAGGGCGAAGAAGAATGCCAATTGTAATTGGTGGACCAGAGGCGCAGGCTATTGCGGTTGTTCTGGAAAACATGAAGCCACAAAGACCATTTACACATGATACCTTTAAAAATGTAATGGACAACTTCCATTTACGTTTAAAAGAGGTGTTGGTGTATAATCTGGTAGATGGTATTTTTTATGCGAAATTGATTATAACAGATGGAATAACAGAGCACGAGATTGATTCTCGTAGCTCTGATGCCATCGCAATGGCAGTAAGATATAATGCCCCAATATTTGTATATAACTTTATCCTGGATAAAGCGAGTATGCCAATTGAACCCGTAGATGATGATTTGGTAGAGAATGAAATTAATGAAATGACCTCTTCAGATGATCTGTCCAGTATGAGTCTAAAAGAACTCAACGATAAATTAAATGAGTCTCTAGAAACAGAAGACTATGAATCGGCCTCCCGATATAGAGATGAAATAAACAGAAGAGGGTAG
- a CDS encoding electron transfer flavoprotein subunit alpha/FixB family protein, producing MSVLVFAESSEGKLVKASFEAVSYGAKLASDAGTELNVISFGGASDEEFNKLGNYGAGKIMVERNINEVQPFQMASIVEEAATRVGADTIIFSYDVTGKSVAPIVSAKMKAGLVAGVLDYPELSDGFVVKRAVFSGKAFARVKISSAVRIVGIMPNSVGAVEMTGSPAIEDFNGNVIGAKVTLKETRKEDLGGQVPLPEAELVVSAGRGLKGPENWGMVEDLASALGATTACSRPVSDLDWRPHHEHVGQTGLAIRPNLYIAIGISGAIQHLAGVNGSKVIVVINTDPEAPFFKAADYGIVGDAFEVVPKLVEAVKAFKASN from the coding sequence ATGTCAGTATTAGTTTTTGCAGAAAGTTCAGAAGGTAAACTCGTAAAAGCTTCTTTTGAGGCAGTTTCTTATGGAGCGAAATTGGCATCAGATGCCGGAACTGAATTAAACGTTATTTCTTTTGGTGGTGCTTCCGATGAGGAATTCAACAAATTAGGAAATTACGGTGCGGGTAAGATTATGGTTGAAAGAAACATCAATGAAGTTCAACCTTTTCAAATGGCATCAATTGTAGAAGAAGCAGCAACAAGAGTTGGAGCAGATACGATCATTTTTTCATATGATGTAACAGGAAAATCTGTGGCACCGATTGTATCCGCTAAAATGAAAGCTGGTTTGGTTGCAGGTGTATTAGATTATCCTGAATTATCGGATGGTTTTGTAGTTAAACGTGCTGTATTCTCAGGAAAAGCGTTTGCAAGAGTGAAAATTTCTAGTGCGGTAAGAATTGTTGGTATCATGCCAAATTCTGTAGGTGCGGTTGAAATGACTGGTAGTCCAGCAATTGAAGATTTTAACGGAAATGTTATAGGTGCGAAGGTTACTTTAAAAGAAACACGTAAAGAAGATTTAGGTGGACAAGTACCTCTTCCAGAAGCTGAATTGGTTGTATCTGCCGGTCGTGGATTAAAAGGACCTGAGAACTGGGGAATGGTTGAAGATTTAGCAAGTGCTTTAGGAGCGACTACAGCTTGTTCTCGACCGGTTTCTGATTTAGATTGGAGACCTCACCATGAGCACGTTGGACAAACTGGTTTAGCTATTCGTCCTAACTTATACATTGCGATTGGTATTTCCGGAGCAATTCAACACTTGGCAGGTGTAAATGGTAGTAAGGTGATTGTTGTAATTAATACAGATCCTGAAGCACCATTCTTTAAGGCAGCTGATTACGGTATTGTAGGAGATGCTTTTGAAGTGGTTCCTAAGTTAGTGGAAGCTGTTAAAGCATTTAAAGCCAGTAACTAA
- a CDS encoding electron transfer flavoprotein subunit beta/FixA family protein yields MKILVAISKAPDTTSKISFTEGNSKFNEAGVQFIINPYDEWYALVRGLELKEANGGSVTTITVGGADADPIIRKALAIGADDAVRIDAEPKDAYFVATQISEYAKDKGYDMILVGKETVDYNGSQVGGLIAGMMDMPYLPSASKLDVNGNVATFEREVQGGEEVLEAELPFVLSAAKGMAEQRIPNMRGIMAARTKKLEVVPAVEADALTEIIEYSLPEAKSAVRLIDAENVEQLVELLHTEAKVI; encoded by the coding sequence ATGAAGATATTAGTTGCAATAAGTAAAGCGCCTGATACAACTTCAAAAATTAGCTTCACAGAAGGTAATTCGAAGTTTAATGAAGCAGGTGTTCAATTTATTATCAACCCATACGATGAATGGTATGCATTGGTAAGAGGATTGGAATTAAAAGAAGCTAACGGTGGTTCAGTAACTACAATTACTGTAGGCGGAGCTGACGCAGATCCAATTATTCGTAAAGCATTGGCAATTGGTGCTGATGATGCGGTAAGAATTGATGCAGAACCTAAAGATGCATATTTTGTTGCAACTCAAATTTCTGAGTATGCAAAGGATAAAGGATATGATATGATCCTTGTGGGTAAAGAAACTGTAGACTATAATGGAAGTCAGGTAGGCGGATTAATTGCCGGAATGATGGATATGCCTTATTTGCCAAGTGCATCTAAATTAGATGTGAATGGAAATGTGGCGACTTTTGAGCGTGAAGTTCAAGGTGGTGAAGAAGTGCTGGAAGCTGAATTGCCATTTGTATTAAGTGCTGCAAAGGGAATGGCTGAGCAAAGAATTCCAAATATGAGAGGAATTATGGCTGCAAGAACTAAAAAGTTAGAAGTAGTTCCAGCGGTTGAAGCAGACGCACTTACAGAAATCATAGAATATTCATTGCCCGAAGCTAAATCTGCCGTGAGGTTGATTGACGCAGAGAATGTTGAGCAATTAGTTGAATTATTACACACCGAAGCTAAAGTTATATAA
- a CDS encoding pyruvate dehydrogenase complex E1 component subunit beta yields the protein MRVIQFREAIQEAMTEEMRRNEDVFLLGEEVAEYNGAYKASKGMLDEFGAKRVIDTPIAELGFAGIAVGAAMNGLRPIVEFMTWNFAILAADQIINSAAKMMQMSGGQFGNPIVFRGPNGQAGQLAATHSQSFEALYAMVPGLKVITPSTPYDAKGLLKAAIRDDNPVVFMESEAMYGDKGEVPEGEYVLPIGKADIKREGTDCTIVSFGKIIKRAHEAAEVLSKEGIEVEIIDLRTIRPLDVDTIIQSVKKTNRVVLLEESWPFASVSSEITYQIQNNAFDYLDAPIRRLTQSDTPFAFAKSLIEEALPGVEDIVKAVKASMYKL from the coding sequence ATGCGAGTAATACAATTTAGAGAGGCGATTCAAGAAGCAATGACGGAAGAAATGAGAAGAAACGAAGACGTTTTTCTTCTTGGAGAAGAAGTTGCTGAATACAACGGAGCATATAAAGCTAGTAAAGGAATGCTAGACGAATTTGGTGCAAAACGTGTGATTGACACGCCAATTGCTGAATTAGGTTTTGCAGGTATTGCGGTGGGTGCTGCAATGAATGGCTTGAGACCGATTGTTGAGTTTATGACCTGGAATTTTGCCATCTTAGCAGCTGATCAAATTATAAACAGTGCTGCTAAAATGATGCAAATGTCAGGTGGTCAATTTGGAAACCCTATTGTTTTTAGAGGACCAAATGGTCAGGCAGGACAGCTTGCTGCTACACACTCTCAAAGTTTCGAAGCATTGTATGCGATGGTTCCGGGGCTTAAAGTAATTACACCGTCCACACCATATGATGCGAAAGGATTATTAAAAGCTGCGATTCGTGATGACAACCCGGTTGTTTTTATGGAAAGTGAAGCCATGTATGGTGATAAAGGTGAAGTACCTGAAGGAGAATATGTATTACCAATCGGTAAAGCGGATATTAAAAGAGAAGGTACGGATTGTACCATTGTTTCTTTCGGTAAAATCATCAAAAGAGCGCACGAAGCCGCTGAAGTTCTTTCCAAAGAAGGAATTGAAGTTGAAATCATAGATTTAAGAACTATTCGTCCATTGGATGTGGATACAATCATTCAATCTGTAAAGAAAACCAACCGTGTGGTTCTTTTAGAAGAATCATGGCCGTTTGCTTCTGTCTCTTCTGAAATCACATACCAAATTCAGAATAATGCATTCGATTATTTAGATGCACCAATCAGAAGGTTGACTCAATCTGACACGCCTTTTGCGTTTGCAAAATCGTTGATTGAAGAAGCTCTTCCTGGAGTTGAAGACATTGTAAAAGCTGTAAAAGCTTCAATGTATAAACTTTAG
- a CDS encoding sodium-translocating pyrophosphatase: MESMMIYMPIVLAVVGLAYMMMKKSWVMKQDAGDGKMKEISDHIYEGALAFLNAEYKLLAMFVVIVSIALAGISFIVPTTHIMIVIAFIFGAFFSALAGNMGMKIATKTNVRTTQAARTSLPNALGISFGGGAVMGLGVAGLAVLGLTAFFIVFYNMFMGGSWTSVGDMTIVLETLAGFSLGAESIALFARVGGGIYTKAADVGADLVGKVEAGIPEDDPRNPATIADNVGDNVGDVAGMGADLFGSYVATVLAAMVLGNYIIRDMGGDITTEGYGGIGPILLPMAIAGAGIIISMIGTMLVKIKSNDAKESEVMGALNIGNWVSIALVAISSYVFTVELLPETISMEFFGKGLVDVPAINVFYATLVGLFVGGVISSITEYYTGLGKKPILEIVEKSSTGAATNIIAGLATGMISTFSSVILFALAIWGSYALAGFYGVALAASAMMATTAMQLAIDAFGPIADNAGGIAEMSEQDPIVRERTDILDSVGNTTAATGKGFAIASAALTSLALFAAYVTFTGIDGINIFKAPVLAMLFIGGMVPVVFSALAMNAVGKAAMEMVYEVRRQFKEIPGILEGKGKPEYDKCVAISTQASLKQMMLPGLLTIGFPIVIVVVPMVMGIDNNLIAEMLGGYMAGVTVSGVLWAIFQNNAGGAWDNAKKSFEAGVEINGVMTYKGSDAHKAAVTGDTVGDPFKDTSGPSMNILIKLTCLIGLVIAPILGGHLDSEDHGDGLTKEAAAHIDAEIEAMETEEAQLTPAKDLAELNGAWNIDESHTYVDFGIRHLLATSKGNINKVSGSIDFGTDYTATKMNISIDVNAINTSNKDRDDHLKNEDFFDVAKYPTIDFVSNSISVEGDRYVAHGQLTMHGVTKDVSIPFEYLGNQESPFKKGLYVASLVGNLKILRSDYGMTYTAVGALGDEVSIEISAEIDQMRGE, translated from the coding sequence ATGGAATCAATGATGATTTACATGCCAATCGTATTGGCAGTAGTAGGTTTGGCCTACATGATGATGAAAAAGTCTTGGGTAATGAAACAAGACGCAGGTGATGGAAAAATGAAAGAAATTTCTGACCACATCTATGAAGGTGCTTTGGCATTCTTAAATGCAGAGTATAAACTATTAGCCATGTTTGTGGTTATTGTAAGTATTGCTCTTGCTGGAATTTCATTTATCGTTCCTACCACTCATATAATGATTGTAATTGCTTTCATTTTTGGAGCTTTCTTTTCAGCATTAGCTGGAAATATGGGAATGAAAATCGCTACTAAAACAAACGTTAGAACAACTCAAGCTGCACGTACAAGCTTACCAAACGCCCTGGGTATTTCTTTTGGTGGTGGTGCTGTAATGGGACTTGGAGTTGCTGGACTAGCAGTTTTAGGTTTAACAGCTTTCTTCATTGTATTCTATAATATGTTTATGGGTGGATCATGGACTTCTGTTGGAGACATGACCATCGTATTAGAAACTTTAGCTGGTTTCTCTTTAGGTGCAGAGTCTATTGCATTGTTTGCACGTGTTGGTGGTGGTATTTATACCAAAGCTGCCGATGTAGGTGCTGACCTTGTTGGTAAAGTTGAAGCCGGTATTCCAGAAGATGATCCACGTAACCCAGCAACTATTGCAGATAACGTGGGGGATAACGTGGGTGACGTAGCAGGTATGGGTGCCGATTTATTTGGTTCTTATGTGGCAACCGTATTAGCAGCAATGGTATTGGGTAACTATATCATTAGAGATATGGGTGGTGACATCACTACCGAAGGTTACGGTGGTATTGGACCGATTCTTTTACCAATGGCAATTGCCGGTGCAGGTATTATCATTTCTATGATTGGTACTATGTTGGTAAAAATCAAAAGCAATGATGCTAAAGAATCTGAAGTGATGGGTGCACTAAACATCGGTAACTGGGTTTCTATTGCATTGGTAGCAATTTCAAGTTACGTTTTCACTGTAGAATTATTACCAGAAACAATCAGCATGGAATTCTTTGGGAAAGGATTAGTAGATGTTCCTGCGATTAACGTATTCTACGCAACATTAGTAGGTCTATTTGTAGGGGGTGTTATTTCATCTATTACCGAGTACTATACCGGACTAGGTAAAAAACCAATTTTAGAAATCGTAGAAAAATCAAGTACGGGTGCAGCAACCAACATTATTGCTGGTTTGGCAACAGGTATGATTTCTACTTTCTCTTCTGTTATCTTATTTGCTTTAGCTATTTGGGGTTCATATGCATTGGCAGGATTCTACGGGGTAGCATTAGCGGCATCTGCAATGATGGCCACTACAGCTATGCAATTAGCGATTGATGCTTTCGGCCCAATCGCGGATAATGCTGGTGGTATTGCGGAAATGAGTGAGCAAGATCCTATCGTTCGTGAACGTACAGATATCCTGGATTCAGTTGGTAATACTACTGCTGCTACAGGTAAAGGTTTCGCGATTGCCTCTGCTGCGTTAACTTCTTTAGCGTTGTTTGCGGCATACGTTACATTTACAGGAATTGACGGAATTAACATTTTCAAAGCACCGGTATTGGCAATGCTTTTCATTGGCGGTATGGTACCAGTTGTATTCTCTGCATTAGCAATGAATGCTGTAGGTAAAGCTGCAATGGAAATGGTATATGAGGTAAGACGTCAGTTCAAAGAAATTCCTGGTATCCTTGAAGGAAAAGGGAAGCCAGAATATGATAAATGTGTGGCTATTTCAACCCAGGCTTCTTTGAAGCAAATGATGTTACCAGGATTATTGACTATTGGCTTCCCAATTGTTATTGTAGTTGTTCCTATGGTAATGGGAATTGACAACAACCTTATCGCTGAAATGTTAGGTGGATATATGGCTGGTGTAACTGTAAGTGGTGTTCTTTGGGCGATCTTCCAAAACAACGCTGGTGGTGCATGGGATAACGCTAAAAAATCATTCGAAGCAGGTGTTGAAATTAATGGTGTAATGACTTACAAAGGGTCTGACGCGCATAAAGCAGCTGTTACTGGTGATACTGTAGGTGATCCATTTAAAGATACTTCTGGTCCTTCAATGAATATCTTGATTAAGTTAACCTGTTTGATTGGTTTGGTAATTGCTCCAATCTTAGGTGGTCACTTAGACAGTGAAGATCACGGTGATGGATTAACTAAAGAAGCTGCAGCTCATATTGATGCTGAAATCGAAGCTATGGAAACGGAAGAAGCGCAATTAACTCCGGCTAAAGATTTAGCTGAGCTTAATGGTGCGTGGAACATTGACGAATCTCATACTTATGTGGATTTCGGAATTCGTCACTTATTAGCTACTTCTAAAGGTAACATTAATAAAGTATCTGGTTCAATCGACTTTGGTACAGATTATACTGCTACTAAAATGAATATCTCAATTGATGTAAATGCGATCAACACTTCTAACAAAGACAGAGATGATCACTTGAAAAACGAGGATTTCTTTGATGTAGCAAAATACCCAACTATCGATTTCGTTTCTAATAGTATTTCTGTTGAAGGAGATCGTTATGTAGCACATGGACAATTAACTATGCACGGTGTCACTAAAGATGTTTCAATTCCATTTGAATATTTAGGTAATCAAGAATCTCCATTCAAAAAAGGATTGTACGTTGCTTCTTTAGTAGGTAACTTAAAAATCTTAAGAAGTGATTACGGAATGACTTATACTGCTGTAGGAGCTCTTGGAGATGAAGTTTCAATTGAAATTTCTGCTGAAATTGATCAAATGAGAGGTGAATAA